GGATGGGGTGATCACCACCCTGAATACCCGTGAGGGCATGTATATTCAACCCATGACCGAAGTGCTGGCCCTGACGGACATCAGTAAGGTATGGGTGATTGCCGACGTATTCGAAAACGAGCAGAGCTGGCTCAAGGTAGGTCAGACTGCTGAAGTGGCGGTACCTGCCATGGGGCTAAGCGGCATCGAAGGCACCATAGATTACATTTACCCCGAACTTGACCCTGTAACCCGCAGCCTGCGGGTGCGGGTAGTGCTGGATAATCCAGACCAACAGCTGCGCCCCAATACCCTTGCCAAGGTCAAGCTTTACGGTGGGCCCAAACGGGATGTGTTGACCATTCCCCAGGAGGCGTTGATTCAAACCGGCAAGGAAAACCGGGTAATAGTCCGCACCGCCGATGCCAGCTTTGTCGCCCGCCAGATCACTGTCGGCATGTATTCCCAGGGCAAGGTTGAGGTGCTGTCCGGTCTGAGTGACGGTGAAGAAGTCGTCACCTCCGGGCAGTTTTTGCTGGACTCCGAAGCCAGTCTCAAGGGCAGTCTGATGCGCCTTGGCAGCGCCCATCAGCACTAAGGAGGCCTTATGTTGGATTACATTATCAAGTCCTCTATCCGCCAGCGATTTATGGTGCTGGTGGTGGCGCTGATGGTGACCCTGTGGGGCATCACAGAGCTTAAACGTACACCGCTGGATGCCCTGCCTGACTTATCTGACGTGCAGGTGATCATCAAAACCAGCTTCCCGGGCCAGGCCCCCAAACTGGTGGAAGAACAGGTCACCTATCCCCTGTCCACCGCCATGCTGGCTGTGCCGGGGGCGAAAACCGTGCGGGGCTTCTCCATGTTTGGAGACTCCTACGTTTACGTGATTTTTGAAGACGGCACCGATATTTACTGGGCCCGCTCGCGGGTGCTGGAATACCTGAGCCAGGTACGCACCCGGCTGCCCGCTGGGGTTGAGCCTTCCCTGGGCCCGGACGCCTCCGGGGTAGGCTGGGTGTATGAATACGCCCTGGTCGACCGAAGCGGCAGCCTGGATTTATCTCAGCTCAAGAGCCTGCAGGACTGGTACCTGAAACTGGAGCTGCAAAGTGTTGAAGGTGTGTCTGAAGTCGCCACTGTGGGCGGCATGGAACAGACCTACCAAATCGTGCTGGAGCCAGACAAGCTGGCCATCTATAAGCTCGACATCGCCACCATCAAGGCTGCCATCACCCGCGCCAACAGCGAGGCCGGTGGCAGCGTAGTGGAAATGGCCGAAGCCGAGTACATGGTACGCGCCAAAGGCTACCGCCAAACGCTGGAAGATTTCCGGGAAATCCCCCTTGGGATCACCACCAGTGCCGGTACGCCGCTGTTGCTTAAAGATGTGGCCACCATTCGCAAAGGTCCAGCGTCCCGCCGTGGCATTGCCGAGCTGGATGGTGAAGGCGAAGTGGTGGGTGGCATTATCGTGATGCGATACGGCGAAAACGCCCTGGCCACCATAGATGCCGTCAAAGCCAAGCTGGACGAGCTCAAGGCTGGTTTGCCCGATGGCGTCGAGATTGTGCCCACCTATGACCGCTCTCAGCTAATCCAAAACTCTGTGGACAACCTGCTGACCAAGGTGGTGGAAGAAATGTTGGTGGTGGGTCTGGTGTGCCTGCTGTTTTTGCTGCACGCCCGTTCGACCCTGGTGGCCGTGTTTACCCTGCCACTGTCGATTCTTATCGCCTTTATCGTGATGAATCACATGGGTATTAATGCCAACATCATGAGCCTCGGCGGTATTGCCATCGCCATCGGTGCCGTGGTGGACGGCGCCATCGTGATGATTGAAAACCTGCACAAGCACCTGGAACACTTCAAGCGGAAACATGAGCGTGAGCCGAGCACCCGCGAGCACTGGGAAGTGGTGACTCAGGCATCGCTGGAAGTGGGACCTGCGCTGTTTTTCTCGCTGCTGATTATTACCCTGAGCTTTATTCCTGTGTTTGCGCTGGAGGCCCAGGAAGGCAGGTTGTTCGCGCCGCTGGCCTACACCAAGACCTTCGCCATGGCGGCAGCGTCTGTGCTGGCCATTACCCTGGTGCCGGTTCTCATGGGCTATTTTATCCGCGGCAAAATCCCGTCGGAGGAAGCCAACCCCATCAGTCGCTTTTTGATTGCGCTGTACAAACCCGCGCTGAACAAGGTGTTGGCTTACCCGAAGTTGACCCTCTTGGTGGCGCTGCTGGCACTGGCCAGTGTGGTGTATCCGGCAAGCCGCATGGGCAGCGAATTTATGCCCGAACTGGAAGAAGGGGATCTGCTGTACATGCCCACGGCACTGCCGGGGATAAGTGCAGGCAAGGCCGCCGAAATACTGCAGCAAACCGACAGGCTGATTAAAACCGTGCCCGAAGTTGCCCGGGTATTCGGCAAAATCGGCCGCGCCGAAACCGCCACCGATCCCGCGCCGCTGACCATGCTGGAAACCACCATCATGCTTAAACCAAGGCAGGAATGGCGCGAGGGCATCAGCCTGAATGACATAGTGGATGAACTGCAGCGCACCGTGAGGGTGCCGGGGCTCACCAATGCCTGGGTGCAACCCATCAAGACCCGTATCGACATGCTCTCTACCGGGATCAAGACGCCGGTGGGCATCAAGATAACCGGCGCCGATGTGGATGAATTGCAGCGAATTGGCGCCAACGTCGAGGCGATTCTGGCGGCGCTGCCCAACACCCGCTCGGCCTACGCCGAACGGGCCGGCGGTGGGCGTTATATCGACATAGCGCCTAAGCTGGATGTGGCATCCCGCTACGGCATGACGCTCAACGATATTCAGGATGTGGTGCGCTACGCCATTGGTGGCATGAACATAGGTGAGTCGGTGCAGGGCGCCGAACGCTATCCCATCAACCTGCGTTATCCGCGGGAGCTGCGCGACAGCCTGGAAAAACTGCGGGCACTGCCGGTCATCACCAAGTCAGGGCACTATCTGCCTTTGGGTAATCTCGCCGACATTCAAATCAGTGATGGCCCTCCTATGCTGAAGAGCGAAAACGGCCGCCTGATCTCCTGGGTGTTTGTGGACATTCAGGGCACCTCCATCGGCCAGTACATAGAGACGGCAAAATCGGCGTTGGAAGCGGAGCTGAATCTGCCCCCCAGATACAGCTACAGCTTTGCCGGTCAGTACGAATACATGCAGCGGGTCGATGCCAAGTTGAAACAGGTGGTTCCCCTCGCCATCGGTATCATCTTTATCCTGCTGATGCTCACTTTTGGCTCGGGTAAGCAAGCGAGCATGATCATGCTGAGCCTGCCCTTCGCGCTGGTGGGCAGCACCTGGCTGCTGTATTTGCTGGACTACAACCTGTCGGTCGCGGTGGCAGTTGGTATGATTGCCCTCGCGGGTGTGGCCGCCGAGTTTGGGGTGGTGATGCTGGTGTATCTGAACAACGCCATCAAAGACCGCGATGCACTGGGCCACTACCACAACGAGAGCGATCTCAAGGCCGCATTGGTAGAAGGTGCCGTCATGCGTATCCGACCCAAGGCCATGACAGTTGCGACC
This sequence is a window from Shewanella zhangzhouensis. Protein-coding genes within it:
- a CDS encoding efflux RND transporter permease subunit, whose translation is MLDYIIKSSIRQRFMVLVVALMVTLWGITELKRTPLDALPDLSDVQVIIKTSFPGQAPKLVEEQVTYPLSTAMLAVPGAKTVRGFSMFGDSYVYVIFEDGTDIYWARSRVLEYLSQVRTRLPAGVEPSLGPDASGVGWVYEYALVDRSGSLDLSQLKSLQDWYLKLELQSVEGVSEVATVGGMEQTYQIVLEPDKLAIYKLDIATIKAAITRANSEAGGSVVEMAEAEYMVRAKGYRQTLEDFREIPLGITTSAGTPLLLKDVATIRKGPASRRGIAELDGEGEVVGGIIVMRYGENALATIDAVKAKLDELKAGLPDGVEIVPTYDRSQLIQNSVDNLLTKVVEEMLVVGLVCLLFLLHARSTLVAVFTLPLSILIAFIVMNHMGINANIMSLGGIAIAIGAVVDGAIVMIENLHKHLEHFKRKHEREPSTREHWEVVTQASLEVGPALFFSLLIITLSFIPVFALEAQEGRLFAPLAYTKTFAMAAASVLAITLVPVLMGYFIRGKIPSEEANPISRFLIALYKPALNKVLAYPKLTLLVALLALASVVYPASRMGSEFMPELEEGDLLYMPTALPGISAGKAAEILQQTDRLIKTVPEVARVFGKIGRAETATDPAPLTMLETTIMLKPRQEWREGISLNDIVDELQRTVRVPGLTNAWVQPIKTRIDMLSTGIKTPVGIKITGADVDELQRIGANVEAILAALPNTRSAYAERAGGGRYIDIAPKLDVASRYGMTLNDIQDVVRYAIGGMNIGESVQGAERYPINLRYPRELRDSLEKLRALPVITKSGHYLPLGNLADIQISDGPPMLKSENGRLISWVFVDIQGTSIGQYIETAKSALEAELNLPPRYSYSFAGQYEYMQRVDAKLKQVVPLAIGIIFILLMLTFGSGKQASMIMLSLPFALVGSTWLLYLLDYNLSVAVAVGMIALAGVAAEFGVVMLVYLNNAIKDRDALGHYHNESDLKAALVEGAVMRIRPKAMTVATIFFGLLPIMWGAGSGNEVMQKIAAPMVGGMVTAPLLSLFVLPALYLLVYRKSFAAKGEEQ